From Enterococcus mundtii, the proteins below share one genomic window:
- a CDS encoding quaternary amine ABC transporter ATP-binding protein, translated as MVKVEVKNLTKIFGKRTQTALEMMKKHQSKTEILQKTGATVGVYEASFDVQEGEIFVIMGLSGSGKSTLIRLLNRLIEPTSGNILIDGEDISTLSKEELREVRRHKINMVFQNFGLFPHRTILENTEYGLEVRGVPKEERQAKAEKALENSSLLSFKDQYPSQLSGGMQQRVGLARALANDPEILLMDEAFSALDPLIRREMQDELLELQSNVQKTIIFITHDLNEALRIGDRIALMKDGEIMQIGTGEEILTNPANDYVREFVEEVDRSKVLTAQNIMVPALTTNIESDGPNVALTRMRNEEVSMLMAVDRKRNLKGIITADQALEARRQKRPLIDFLDENVTVIGKDMLVSDIFNIIYDSPTPLAVVDNGKLKGVIIRGSVIEALAATSEVSEHE; from the coding sequence TTGGTAAAAGTAGAAGTCAAAAACTTAACGAAAATATTTGGTAAACGAACACAAACTGCTTTGGAAATGATGAAAAAGCACCAATCGAAAACAGAGATTTTACAAAAAACCGGCGCAACTGTCGGTGTATATGAAGCGAGTTTTGATGTACAAGAAGGTGAGATCTTCGTGATCATGGGACTTTCGGGGAGTGGGAAATCAACCTTGATCCGTCTGTTAAATCGTTTGATTGAACCAACATCTGGCAATATCTTGATTGATGGAGAAGACATCTCAACACTTAGTAAAGAAGAACTTCGTGAAGTTCGTCGTCACAAAATCAACATGGTGTTCCAAAACTTCGGTCTCTTCCCGCATCGTACGATTTTAGAAAATACAGAATACGGACTTGAAGTTCGCGGTGTTCCTAAAGAAGAACGTCAAGCAAAAGCAGAAAAAGCGTTAGAGAACTCAAGCTTGTTATCCTTTAAAGATCAATATCCTAGTCAATTATCTGGTGGGATGCAACAACGTGTAGGGTTAGCCCGAGCATTGGCAAATGATCCAGAGATCCTATTGATGGATGAAGCTTTCTCAGCGCTTGATCCATTGATTCGTCGTGAAATGCAAGATGAATTATTGGAACTACAATCCAATGTGCAAAAAACGATCATCTTCATCACACATGATTTAAATGAGGCCTTGCGTATCGGGGATCGCATTGCGTTGATGAAAGACGGAGAAATCATGCAAATCGGTACTGGGGAAGAAATATTGACCAATCCAGCCAATGATTATGTGAGAGAATTCGTGGAAGAAGTCGATCGCTCGAAAGTCTTGACGGCGCAAAACATCATGGTTCCTGCACTAACAACAAACATTGAATCAGATGGTCCAAACGTTGCATTGACACGTATGCGTAATGAAGAAGTCAGCATGTTGATGGCTGTTGATAGAAAACGTAACTTAAAAGGGATCATCACAGCAGATCAAGCATTAGAAGCAAGACGTCAAAAACGTCCATTGATCGATTTCCTTGATGAAAATGTTACAGTGATCGGTAAAGATATGTTAGTTAGTGATATCTTCAATATTATTTATGATTCGCCGACGCCATTAGCCGTGGTTGATAATGGGAAATTAAAAGGTGTTATTATCCGAGGTAGCGTAATCGAAGCATTAGCAGCAACAAGTGAGGTGAGCGAACATGAATAA